A genome region from Sphingobacteriaceae bacterium GW460-11-11-14-LB5 includes the following:
- a CDS encoding alpha-L-fucosidase, which produces MKKLALICLVLLSALQLKAQDYTPAAANLKQRAWFNEARFGLFIHWGPFSIPGSGEWVMNERKLNVHNYTNLKDFFNPVEFNAEQWVSMAKNAGMKYITLITRHHDGFSMWDTKYSDFNIMNTPYKKDIVKMMADECHKQGIKLYLYYSLLDWRREDYPHETGRTGQNSGRTGKGDYASYLQFMKNQLTELLTNYGEIGGIWFDGHWDQTEPEGSKDRTSRIDWKYNEIYGLIHKLQPQCMIGNNHHLTPFAGEDFQMFERDLPGENKSGLSFQKASDKLPLETCETISNSWGYNLSDTYYKSNKELVHMLVKAASLGSNLLLNIGPMPSGKIQPEFQDRLTGLGDWLKIYGESIYGTKAGFIKPQAWGSITQSDNKIYIHLVDGKTASLDLENVPVKKIKKAYLLKDKSPVNYTFKKSKLTITTTLNGAEPDQVIVLEIG; this is translated from the coding sequence ATGAAGAAATTAGCCCTGATATGCCTTGTGCTATTAAGCGCCTTACAGTTAAAAGCACAGGATTATACACCTGCGGCCGCTAATTTAAAACAAAGAGCCTGGTTTAACGAAGCCCGATTCGGCTTATTTATTCATTGGGGGCCTTTTAGCATCCCGGGAAGTGGCGAATGGGTAATGAACGAACGGAAGCTGAATGTTCATAATTATACCAACCTGAAAGATTTTTTCAATCCGGTTGAATTTAATGCTGAGCAATGGGTGAGTATGGCGAAGAATGCCGGAATGAAGTACATTACGCTAATCACCCGCCATCATGACGGCTTTAGTATGTGGGATACGAAGTATTCTGACTTCAACATCATGAATACGCCTTATAAAAAAGATATTGTAAAAATGATGGCCGATGAGTGCCATAAACAAGGTATAAAACTATACCTGTATTATTCGCTGTTAGATTGGCGCAGGGAAGACTATCCGCATGAAACCGGCCGTACTGGTCAGAATTCGGGCAGAACCGGCAAAGGCGATTACGCCAGTTATTTGCAGTTTATGAAAAACCAGCTGACCGAGTTGTTAACCAATTATGGTGAAATCGGAGGGATCTGGTTTGACGGGCATTGGGATCAAACCGAACCAGAAGGATCAAAAGACCGGACTTCGCGGATTGATTGGAAATACAATGAAATTTATGGTTTAATCCACAAACTTCAACCACAATGTATGATTGGTAACAACCATCACCTTACACCCTTTGCCGGAGAAGATTTTCAGATGTTCGAGCGCGATCTTCCGGGCGAGAATAAATCGGGCTTGAGCTTTCAAAAGGCATCAGATAAATTACCACTCGAAACCTGCGAAACCATTTCAAATTCGTGGGGATATAATTTGAGCGATACCTATTACAAATCGAATAAAGAACTGGTTCATATGTTGGTTAAAGCCGCGAGTTTGGGTTCTAATCTTTTACTGAACATTGGTCCGATGCCAAGCGGTAAAATCCAGCCAGAGTTTCAAGACCGGTTAACAGGCCTGGGCGATTGGCTTAAAATTTATGGCGAAAGCATTTATGGTACAAAAGCTGGATTTATTAAACCGCAAGCCTGGGGCAGCATTACACAAAGCGACAATAAAATTTATATCCACCTGGTTGACGGAAAAACGGCATCCCTTGATTTAGAAAACGTTCCGGTAAAGAAAATTAAAAAGGCATATTTACTAAAAGATAAAAGCCCGGTAAACTATACCTTTAAAAAGTCGAAATTAACCATTACCACAACTTTAAATGGGGCAGAACCCGATCAGGTAATCGTTTTGGAGATTGGCTAA